A DNA window from Doryrhamphus excisus isolate RoL2022-K1 chromosome 2, RoL_Dexc_1.0, whole genome shotgun sequence contains the following coding sequences:
- the tmem150c gene encoding transmembrane protein 150C isoform X2: MLRDDTNSPKTADDTLVESTETTTRRTLSWWGLLPPFFTLSTASGLWIVYFVAVQEERIIQLTNNTWRSNGPALYPPYISIAGNFPPASCIFSEVMNLSAFVGFLTGILRYVQLKGRADMPCLNLCSLAVFSAGCFGMTLLGNFQVLTSMAIHNLGTFMAFGLGVVYCWLQSYITLKANLNGEGKKVGAVRFLMSGCITVCMILYFTLVFQQQHVHAARSQWTLVMLFLVFIGTFAVEFRHGCFYLLCTESPSSHN, from the exons AGACGACCACAAGGAGGACTCTCTCCTGGTGGGGTCTCTTGCCCCCCTTCTTTACTCTGTCTACCGCCTCAGGACTTTGGATAGT CTACTTTGTCGCCGTCCAGGAGGAAAGGATCATACAGCTGACTAATAATACCTG GAGAAGTAATGGCCCCGCCCTCTATCCTCCCTACATCAG TATTGCTGGCAACTTTCCACCAGCCAGCTGCATCTTCAGCGAGGTCATGAACTTGTCAGCCTTTGTGG GGTTCCTAACCGGCATCCTGAGGTACGTCCAACTGAAAGGTAGAGCGGACATGCCGTGTCTCAACTTGTGCAGCTTGGCGGTGTTCTCGGCCGGGTGCTTTGGAATGACTCTGCTGGGAAACTTCCAG GTGTTGACCTCCATGGCCATCCACAACCTGGGCACCTTCATGGCGTTTGGACTGGGCGTCGTGTACTGCTGGTTGCAATCCTACATCACGCTCAAGGCCAACCTCAACGGTGAGGGTAAGAAGGTCGGCGCCGTGCGCTTCCTGATGTCTGGATGCATCACCGTCTGCATGATCCTGT ACTTCACGCTTGTGTTTCAGCAGCAGCACGTCCACGCTGCACGAAGCCAGTGGACCCTGGTCATGCTCTTCCTTGTCTTCATCGGCACGTTTGCCGTGGAATTCCGTCACGGATGTTTTTATCTGCTCTGCACGGAAAGCCCCAGCTCGCACAACTGA
- the tmem150c gene encoding transmembrane protein 150C isoform X1, which yields MLRDDTNSPKTADDTLVESTETTTRRTLSWWGLLPPFFTLSTASGLWIVYFVAVQEERIIQLTNNTWRSNGPALYPPYISIAGNFPPASCIFSEVMNLSAFVGFLTGILRYVQLKGRADMPCLNLCSLAVFSAGCFGMTLLGNFQNSRLFQVLTSMAIHNLGTFMAFGLGVVYCWLQSYITLKANLNGEGKKVGAVRFLMSGCITVCMILYFTLVFQQQHVHAARSQWTLVMLFLVFIGTFAVEFRHGCFYLLCTESPSSHN from the exons AGACGACCACAAGGAGGACTCTCTCCTGGTGGGGTCTCTTGCCCCCCTTCTTTACTCTGTCTACCGCCTCAGGACTTTGGATAGT CTACTTTGTCGCCGTCCAGGAGGAAAGGATCATACAGCTGACTAATAATACCTG GAGAAGTAATGGCCCCGCCCTCTATCCTCCCTACATCAG TATTGCTGGCAACTTTCCACCAGCCAGCTGCATCTTCAGCGAGGTCATGAACTTGTCAGCCTTTGTGG GGTTCCTAACCGGCATCCTGAGGTACGTCCAACTGAAAGGTAGAGCGGACATGCCGTGTCTCAACTTGTGCAGCTTGGCGGTGTTCTCGGCCGGGTGCTTTGGAATGACTCTGCTGGGAAACTTCCAG AATTCTCGGCTGTTTCAGGTGTTGACCTCCATGGCCATCCACAACCTGGGCACCTTCATGGCGTTTGGACTGGGCGTCGTGTACTGCTGGTTGCAATCCTACATCACGCTCAAGGCCAACCTCAACGGTGAGGGTAAGAAGGTCGGCGCCGTGCGCTTCCTGATGTCTGGATGCATCACCGTCTGCATGATCCTGT ACTTCACGCTTGTGTTTCAGCAGCAGCACGTCCACGCTGCACGAAGCCAGTGGACCCTGGTCATGCTCTTCCTTGTCTTCATCGGCACGTTTGCCGTGGAATTCCGTCACGGATGTTTTTATCTGCTCTGCACGGAAAGCCCCAGCTCGCACAACTGA
- the enoph1 gene encoding enolase-phosphatase E1 → MASVVIPACTSVLLLDIEGTTTPITFVKDILFPYIREHLEDYLSTHWEEDECKQDVHLLKKQIEEDMRQNRACPVHTVDQTVHTDEEKAIREVVDNVLWQMAADRKSTALKQLQGHMWRSAYASGRLKGEIYQDVTASIRRWRDHGLKVFIYSSGSVEAQKLLFAHSVEGDVLDLFDGHFDTAIGAKVDAKSYKRIAERIGCPPEEITFLTDVTREAKAAEDAGVNVVVVVRPGNMELTEEERAHYDLIASFGQLEVTGRA, encoded by the exons ATGGCCAGTGTGGTGATCCCTGCGTGCACCAGCGTTCTTTTGCTGGACATCGAAGGCACAACCACGCCAATAACCTTTGTAAAG GACATTCTATTTCCATACATTAGGGAGCATCTTGAGGACTACCTGTCCACTCACTGGGAGGAAGACGAATGCAAGCAGGATGTTCATCTTCTGAAAAAACAG ATCGAAGAGGACATGAGGCAGAACCGGGCGTGTCCCGTCCACACCGTGGACCAGACGGTTCACACGGACGAGGAGAAGGCCATCAGGGAAGTGGTGGACAACGTATTGTGGCAGATGGCGGCCGACAGGAAGTCAACGGCGCTCAAGCAGCTCCAGGGTCACATGTGGCGGTCAGCGTACGCGTCGGGGAGACTCAAAGGCGA GATCTACCAGGACGTCACAGCGTCCATCAGAAGGTGGCGGGATCACGGCCTCAAGGTCTTCATCTACTCTTCAGGCAGCGTGGAGGCCCAGAAGCTGCTCTTTGCACACTCTGTGGAGGGTGATGTTTTAGAT TTATTTGACGGCCACTTTGACACGGCTATCGGGGCCAAAGTGGACGCCAAAAGCTACAAGAGAATCGCAGAGAGGATCGGCTGCCCGCCGGAGGAAATCACCTTCCTGACAGACGTCACTCGAG AGGCCAAAGCGGCGGAGGACGCTGGTGTCAACgtagtggtggtggtgcggCCGGGAAACATGGAGCTGACTGAGGAAGAGAGGGCGCACTATGACCTCATCGCATCCTTCGGACAGCTGGAAGTGACGGGACGAGCTTAG